One Aegilops tauschii subsp. strangulata cultivar AL8/78 chromosome 7, Aet v6.0, whole genome shotgun sequence genomic window carries:
- the LOC109761180 gene encoding uncharacterized protein has product MPTTAVARSFFSSAAPPSLLHAGSRATVASFPLGSPPAVALSLSVSASAPTSPWAPAANPKYHNAKVDAGDEDVDGGDLLRQFTREVGRAGVMHEVRRRRRHENARDKRKRKSRDAAWRFSRRRFKGPYPFDDEQGSKERTTDDDGRDNWELPGGEFPSFR; this is encoded by the exons ATGCCAACCACGGCCGTCGCACGATCCTTCTTCTCATCGGCAGCACCGCCTTCTCTCCTCCACGCTGGATCGCGGGCCACGGTCGCCTCCTTCCCGCTTGGATCTCCTCCTGCCGTCGCGCTCTCCCTCTCGGTCTCCGCCTCCGCCCCCACCTCGCCGTGGGCGCCGGCGGCCAACCCCAAGTACCACAACGCGAAGGTGGACGCGGGGGACGAGGACGTGGACGGGGGCGATCTGCTGCGGCAGTTCACGCGGGAGGTGGGGCGAGCCGGCGTCATGCACGAggtcaggcggcggcggcggcacgagAACGCGCGGGACAAGCGCAAGCGAAAGTCCCGCGACGCCGCATGGAGGTTCAGCCGCAG GCGTTTCAAGGGTCCATATCCATTTGACGATGAACAGGGGTCGAAGGAGCGAACCACCGACGATGATGGGCGTGACAACTGGGAGCTTCCTGGAGGAGAGTTTCCTTCTTTCAGATGA